The Vicia villosa cultivar HV-30 ecotype Madison, WI unplaced genomic scaffold, Vvil1.0 ctg.000044F_1_1, whole genome shotgun sequence genome contains a region encoding:
- the LOC131622763 gene encoding zinc finger protein GIS-like, which translates to MAAASNQSSSTSEENSINNTMAILMKEKNIVKPRPTNSKTSTFKLSKDASFRGSKLQEHDFINPTTNMVEGSSSSSLINTKSKKVDDTGKKSLNKFSCKICKNQFSSWQALGGHQNAHKKERAFAKHVGEINNDFETLHHPLPHHNNYPSLSTSHYNGFRFKPYNRPLGINMESMIHKPRPSYSWITPPFNFCPTSTSAWTPMQEMKTFSFLDGSKNETFNVNNGNSVTPTLRNFLKNLEVGLGESSNSMEENSIVVGTSDCDNHCTNLEETSESVELDLSLKL; encoded by the coding sequence ATGGCTGCAGCATCTAATCAATCCTCTTCCACTTCAGAAGAGAACTCCATCAACAACACAATGGCAATATTAATGAAGGAGAAGAATATTGTAAAACCTCGACCTACAAACTCCAAAACCTCAACTTTCAAGCTCTCCAAGGATGCTTCTTTTCGCGGGTCGAAGTTACAAGAACATGATTTTATCAACCCTACAACGAATATGGTGGAAGGTTCGTCTTCATCAAGTTTGATTAATACTAAGTCTAAGAAAGTAGACGATACTGGAAAAAAGTCGTTGAATAAATTCTCATGCAAAATTTgtaaaaatcaattttcatcttggCAAGCTTTAGGAGGGCACCAAAACGCTCATAAAAAAGAGCGTGCGTTCGCAAAACATGTCGGAGAGATAAACAACGATTTCGAGACTCTTCATCATCCTTTGCCTCACCACAACAATTATCCTAGTCTTTCTACAAGTCATTATAATGGATTTAGATTTAAACCATATAATAGACCACTTGGAATTAACATGGAATCTATGATTCACAAGCCGAGGCCAAGTTATTCATGGATCACACCTCCTTTTAATTTTTGTCCTACTTCTACTTCTGCATGGACACCAATGCAAGAGATgaaaaccttttcttttcttgatggATCAAAGAATGAGACTTTTAATGTAAATAATGGAAATAGTGTAACTCCAACTTTGAGGAATTTTCTAAAGAACTTAGAAGTTGGTCTTGGAGAGTCTTCAAATTCTATGGAAGAGAATTCAATTGTAGTTGGCACAAGTGAT